AGCGAAGCAATTCATTTATTCATGTAGAGGGGCTTTGGTGGGTGTGCTTTAAGGTCAAGGAACATTAAATGGGCTGTGTCACTGAATTTGCTTAAATTTTGCATACAAATTAacgattttaaaacaaatttagatggttttttgttgattttatgtCCTTTCTATACAAGTATTCAACCATAATGTAAGAAACCAATCTGTAATATTTCAGATAATAACagaaatgaattattattttggGGATTTTCAGTTTAGTTCAACGAGCCAAGGTtgcatagcccatttactgtttcAAATGACTGTATCACTAGCTCATCAACACTGAGGTTTTGAATGGCAAATTTGCTTGTGGCAGGTGAGCTCaactctaatcttaattgacttggattgtcagttttcttccAATGAtcggtggttctctccgggcTCTCTAGCTTCCTCCGCCAATAAATACTGACTGCCACAAAACTTTGAATGGAGCGTtgcacatcaatcaatcaatgaatacCTGCATACAATGTAAGTTTGGATGTTAGTGGCTCATAAGCCGTATCTTTTTCATAATTTCTCCTTTTGTTACATTTCTAATGAAATATAGTAGTGCAGGGGAGATTGACacattgacaaaaatatttttttaatttattttatttacaaaaaagtatGTACACATATGCAATATGATTGTCTTTCTATTGTtgctattgatattttatatatattaaatttgctATTTTATACTGGATATTTCATTATATATAGTCTAGCCACTCTACAATTTCATAGGTCATTGAGCCATGTTTCAGTCCTCGTTTACCATTGCCGCTAAAAATAGACTAGGAACATTGTAGATTTACAGCGCAAATTGAGACCTAGTTAAACAAATTATTCACCTGAGTATATCTAACTGTGTTAACATGTATGCTCTAAAGATAGTCTTTTGAGTATATGAATTATGAATATATCAAACAAtcagattttattttataaattttcaacatTTCCCATGCAATGTCTCTTACAACTGGAGGTGTCCACTAAAAATTTGCTTTTGAAAATATGAAGCGTAAATGTATCAAACAATCAGAATCTTATTGTTTTTAAAGATTCTGGTGGATTGTTATGTTCATCCATTTTTCGTCCATATCGTTTACGTCTGGCGTTTggtgtttttggttttggtgaattgGGTGGCATAGGAATAAATTGTGTCTTGATATTCGCTCCAGAGCGGATTTTTATCATTTGCCAATTTGAAGAAAGAGTTTTTGTTGGATAACATTGGTTACCGTTCGTTATGCAATCTGGAATAAGTTTTTTAACAAATGATTTCATTGTTGCTTTCAATGTACCACCATTTTGTCCTGCATCTTGATAATCATCTAGTGTACTACCTGAGCTCGAGCTCTGATTGTTATCTACTGTATTACTTTGAATGACTGCAATATGCTGGTCGTGCAGTTTCTTGAACAATTCTATCCTTTCGATGTCACTCACATTTTCGATGACAGGAAACAGATCTTTTTCTTGCACATGATAAAACCCTTTTAGTTCGTTATCATCCAGCATGAGAAAGATATCTTCAGTGGGATATTTATCATCCACTGCAATATCCAGCATATAATGAGTTTGGTCTGGTTCTAAGTAGCTGGCAGATTTTTCTCTTAAGGTTTGCTTTCTGACATTCCTATTTGGTTTTCTTGtggaatttaaaattttaattgaatctGTTGTCTCAAAAAGCTGCTGTTGTGCTGATTTAGGCATTTTATTGGAATCCATTCTCTCATCAGTTTGCTTTTGAGTTGATTGAGACACTGTCTTTAATGCTGTTGAATCATCAGTCTGCTGTTCTGTTGATTTAGACATTTTATTGAGAGCTGTTGTCTCATCAGTTTTCTGTTGTGTTGATTTAGAAAATTTATTTGAAGGTGTTGTGTCATCAGCCTACTGTTGTGTTGATTTAGACATTTCATTGATAGCTGTTGTCTCATCAGTTTTCTGTTGTGTTGATTTAGAAAATTTATTTGAAGGTGTTGTGTCATCAGCCTGCTGTTGTGTTGATTTAGACATTTCATTGATAGCTGTTGTCTCATCAGTTTTCTGTTGTGTTGATTTAGAAAATTTATTTGAAGGTGTTGTGTCATCAGCCTGCTGTTGTGTTGATTTAGACATTTCATTGATAGCTGTTGTCTCATCAGTTTTCTGTTGTGTTGATTTAGAAAATTTATTTGAAGGTGTTGTGTCATCAGCCTGCTGTTGTGTTGATTTAGACATTTCATTGATAGCTGTTGTCTCATCAGTCTGTTCTTGTGCTGATTGAGACATCTTATTGAAAGCTGTCGTATCATCAGTCTGCTCTGGTGCTGATTGAGACATCTTATTGGATGCTGTTGTTTTATCGGCCTGCTGTGGAGCTGATAAAGGCATTGATTTCACAACTTCACTGTTATCTTTCTTTACATTCCTTATCTCTTTTACGATTAATGTCTCTCTAAAATTTTGTGGCCAAGTACGACTTTGATCTGGTGCTGCGTAGCTGTCTGGTTTTTCTATTTCTGTTTGCTTTTTGACATTACTTTTTTGTGTTGATGTGGTACAGTATTTTTCAGTAACGATTTTGCTTACTTTGTCACTTTTGCTTTTAGGTATATAGCATTTTTTACCAGATGATTTATTTAGCCTGGAAAATCGGTACTTTCTCTCAGAGATGAAGCAATCTTTTCCAGATGCCTTTTGCAGCCTGAAAGTTGGAAACTTATTTTCCCAATCTTCCCTTTTTGAAGCTAATTCGGAGTTCACATCAAAAGTTCCACCGTTTTCTGTTGTCTCGGCAATTTTCTGTGGATTGGATATAGACGTTGATTGCGTTGGAATAACTTTACTTTTCTCTTCCTTTTCATTCCTGACCTTATTTTCAATATATGTCTCTTTTATATCTTGTGGCAATGTATGAATTTGAGTTGTTTCTGGGtatctgtttgttttttctttgtctgTTTGCTTTCCTTCATACTTGTTTTGCGTTCGTTTGGTGCAGTATCTTTCATAACCCATTTTTCTTACTTTATCACTTTTGCTTTTAGGGATATAGCATTTATTACCAGATGAAATGTGCAGCCTAGAAAATCGGTACTTTCTATCACTTGCATAGTCATTTTTACGAGATGCCTTTTGTAGCTTAAAAGTTTGATACTTAGTTTTCCATCTTACCGTTTTAGAGACTAATTCTGTGGTCATATCTAAAACTTTATTGGGAGCTTTTTTCTCAGCTGGTTGCTGTGGTGCTGGTTTAGACATTGATTCTGTTGGCATACCTTTACTTTTATCTTTGCTTCCATCCCTGATCTTGTTTACAATTAATGTCTTTTTGATGTTTTGTGGCAAGTTCTGTAATGGTGGAAGCAGTTTTGGAGTATCATGGCGATTAGGATAGAGGTGTTCTTGCATGCATGTTTGCTCTTTATAAGGTAACAATGGTGGAAGTTTAAGAGTAGTGTCAGAGGGTTCTTTCGCGTATATTATCTTCGTGTTTGGTAACAATGGTTGGAGCTTTAAAGTCTCTGAGTACGAGTCTTCCACGTATTTTATATTCTTGTTTGGTAGGAGTAGTGGTGGTTTTACTGGAGTAGACGGCGACTTTTCCTCGTATTTCATTTGCTTGTTAGCTAGCAATTGTGTCAGTTTTACTGCGACAGGAATTATCGATTTCTTTACATGAATTTGGAGCTCGTTCCTTTGTGTCTCCTCCTTTCTAGCACAATTTTCAGTCTCCTTGCTTTCTAAAGATAGTTCAAACATATTATACTCAACTTCAAATTCATGATTCAGAAAACTAAGTTCCGATTCGGACCTGCGCAATGTGCAGCAAGAGTCAACACACTCGCCGGTAATGCACTTGTCTGATTCTAGTATATTTTCATGAATTGGTGTAATAACATTTGTTCTACCAGTTCTCCCAAAATATAGTTTGGTGTCATCAATAATGACAGTGTTGGCTTCGATCATTTGTCCTATATACTTGTTTGTGCTACCATTTGGTGAAATCAGAAGTTCCTCGTTGAACAGTTGGTAATGTTCGTGCTTTACGTCAAGAATGAATTGTGGAAAAGGATTTGGAATTCTTGAGCGGTTGCTCTTTTCagttgttttgtaaacatttttcaGGGTTTTCTGTTTATCAAGAAAAAACTGTTTCTGTTTCCTTAAGTAATCAAGCCTATCTTTCATGGAGATTTGTAGATTTTGCATACATCGTTTCATAACATGTCTGTCAGCCTCTATAAAATCGATCCATTGCTCTATTTCTTGCCTGAGCCTATTCTCGGACAGTTTGCTTGGTTGCATATTCTGTAGTTTGTTGGAGGTTGTTTGGATTGCTTCCTCTTTTTCTTGAACTAAGCACTTCCAGTTGGCAAGCAATCTGAAACAGTGTTTTATTTTGCTCTTAGTGTAATTTATAGCGATTCGCTACATAAAATCGCGCTTCTAAAACATGATACTAgtacattgtcatttttttcacataaagAAGTTGTATAGAACTGGACTCTTATCACAACATCAGCAAGTAGTGGCTACATTTACTAACCCATTAAAACATAAAGTATGGTCATTCCTAGTTTATGATTCTGAAGTGGTGACAATACGAATACGAATGCAaaactattatttatttttttagaggATATTATTAAACCTAATATGTTGCCCTGTGTAACACAATGACTTCCAGTCGAATTACAATGTAGTATACCATTATTATCATGCATTTCTCTTATTTCTCATACTACTGTTAAGATATTGGACATTTTACCATTATGAACTCGATGGCATTGTGTTCGTTTGTCTGATTTTTTGTCTGTTTCGTGTTGAAAGTATGTATCCGTGTCTCTACCTTaagtttttgtaaatttcatttaGTTTGAAGTTTTATATCCGGTTTGGGAGAGTTTTTTTTGTCGAAAATATACCATTGTCGTGAGGATGTGGTAATCCTGTATAATTTGCTGTACTTTATGATTTtgggacttttttttacaaagaacattaaaggagaaggttcagtaagacccctttttggcccaaaaatatagcagttttacaaatttGTGAAAATggaatcttttagctatttactggagagtagaatgtttctgctacataaatatgggctgcttttgacaatacaatgcacatatataggGTACTGGCATcgttaagtcatgctaaattactgaaatctttacaattttgGCGTTTTAGATAAATTTTCGACGGTTTcggtcttaaatgaaagtggccgcatacgtgttcattcataatactgaaatgtaagttgtatttgatgataatacataacatatataaaggttgaggatgaacacggatgcggcctctttcatttttgacaaaaactatctgaaatgtgacgatttttggcatatttgataaatttttcataCTTAAGCtggaatcggagcgtttttaatgactaaatcagttaaaatatttcacatataaactaattgaatcaattgaaatagacacttaagtgtttaaaaagtgtccaaaatctttcgttatatGAACCcaaaatttgaggccaaaatcggcccttaccggacctactcctttgatattGTCTTATATTCCATAtttgtataaaggtaaacaagaCTTACTCGTTCCCTGTCCTGTCTACGTATTCCACTGTATCATACTCTATCTCGAATTTCTGGCTTCTTGGTCCGACTACAAAATAAACAAAGCTTTGTAATAGTTTATGATGtgattcacatttatttagacAATCCACCTATTACAATCAGTCTGATCTATTGACCCCATttaattttgttcaattttgcAATTTGTATAAATGAGTTGGGAATATATGTTAATTGGATGATGACAAACgccaatacaaataaaaagaagaaagaaaagacaAATTGAATTCAATATACcggttaaaaaaaattctgtacaaTGTCGAGCTCcgagttaaaaaaaagttgttcacaaataaatatacacaactgCCATCAACACTTTACCGAAAGGAGACAATATGAAGTATGATAACTGAGCATTATCTATGGCTATAGGTAGACATATGACAGGCATACCAGTGGTAGATCGAAATGAGGGGTCGgtggttccgggggttggaaccatCCTTTTTTtatacgatcaatgcatttgaattgagGTATATTGTTGAAAACAGATTCCATGAAGTAAAACACTGTGCCATAAAACAGCATTTCCCAAAGTGCTTAATGTTACTGAATGCAAGTAGGTCAGGAGCGGATTTATCGATTTATGAAAGTGGAGTCCAACCAAATGTCACTATTCAAAGGCATTGGTCGTCAAACAACAGGGGGTTCCAAAAGAGATGATATCAGATtcacaattgtgaactttccatttccatgcagcaacattccagcagcgcttgCATACGGATTATATAaatccaaattgatacgatataaatatggatcaaaagacggaaaattgaagaaaaaagaaaataataataatacagaagaaaaaaaaaattaaaaaaataataaataaataaatgaatatttagaaaacagaaacacaaaaaaaaaattaaaaaaaataaaaaaaaacgaaaaataaaaaggacaaaaaaagggggaataatTTTACAAAGATGATGATGTGTGTGTGATCATGGTTTGCTATCtagacaatttgaaatatttCCCAACTTTTAATAAACTCgaagacatttttgaaaatggttgggTTTTGCTCTAGAGAAAGAAGACAACTACCCCAGGTTAGTAGTTCTATGTTAATTTTACGATCATTTGGAAGCCAGCGCAgactttcaaacattttattttgtatgtctgaatataatatagatttaaaaaagaaatgataggaATCTTCACGATTACAACAAAGCGGCAAGAAAGGTCAGAAATAATATTGACCCTATATAGATCATAGTTTAAGGATGATGCAAAACATCGAAGTTGGGTGagaattatattcaattttcgatttccaaattcatattgcttcggtacaAATATATTACTCTGAGGATAACGGTTTTTTTAgtttagttttaaatttattaattgattcTACATCACGAGTTGAATCATCAAGATTATTCCAAAGATGTATGGTTGAtggaataaaagaatcattagGTACTGCTAGTCTGCAGAATGGAATAATGATGTCATTTCCATTGCGTAGAGGATAGACCGTCACACTTTGTATTTTTGGGGGAATTAGATTTGACAAATATTCTGgaacattattattttgaatattataaaacatttgaatttttcttcTCTCTCTTCTTTCAGCTAATGTTTCCCATCCAAGTTCTTCATAAATTACCATTAAGCTTGTGAATATAGGTAACCCCGTAACTATCCTAGCAGCTTGGAGCTGTAATTGCTCCAGTTTATTGACATAACCTACCGGGCCCAATATTATTCCAAACCTCACTTGCATACTCAAATAAAGgtcttataaaaactaaatagagttttttttaatttttctaaatgtAACCCCTAAATGTTTATCAATATTTGTAATAggtatatttttatcattgaatataaagttcatttctggggttttaatattagaaaataacaTGATTTCTGTTTTATCTGGATTAAAAGACATttaaaaggaaatcaccaattcatcaacattccaactgactccattttcagaaaacgaaatctgtaacaaacataaacttttagccaccgctttacaagcagacccaaatacaatgaaagtcccaactatgtattggcttccgaagctacacaaaaccccttacaaatatagatttatttcgtcttcaagccattgttcaactactaaattgtctattcttcttaccagcacacttggtacaattaaaaacctgataataaattgttcaaataaggccttcgaaaatagtggaataaattacttttggagtgtcaagaactcgttggaagtacttgataaattgcatgcttatattggtgattttgaatctgttcaaagttttgatttttctaccctgtataccacattgcctcacattctcattaagaaaaaattcacacacctaattaaatgggcattcaaaaaatcagaatgtgaatatatatgttcaaactcttttaggtcattttttagtagcaataaacaaaaaaactatgttaattggacatgctttgatactatatatgcccttgaatttttactagataacatttttgttcgctttggggattccgtatatcgtcagaatcggaattccaatggggactaactgtgcaccacttattgcggacctgtttttgtattgttatgagttacaatttatgacaaaaataagcaaagacccatcgaaacaacatctgataaacaaatttaataatacttttagatatttggatgatgttttggctctcaataatgacgacttcagtatgtatattaatgaaatttatcctgttgaacttactttaaataaagctaatactaacaatgaccactgcccttttctcgatcttgatatctatatcactaatggaaagctgaatactaaaatttatgataaaagggatgatttttcatttcctatcgttaattatccgtttttagatggtgacgttcccttgtcactatcttacggtgtttatatatctcaacttgtacgattcgctcgtgtatgtaacaatgttttagattttaacgagagaaatttatgtattactgaaaaattattacaccagggttttcgatatcacaaactagtcaaaacatttactaaat
This sequence is a window from Mytilus edulis chromosome 1, xbMytEdul2.2, whole genome shotgun sequence. Protein-coding genes within it:
- the LOC139490477 gene encoding titin homolog, yielding MKERMKKDRDRVENMAPTKQAVHKKTTDRLGPRSQKFEIEYDTVEYVDRTGNELLANWKCLVQEKEEAIQTTSNKLQNMQPSKLSENRLRQEIEQWIDFIEADRHVMKRCMQNLQISMKDRLDYLRKQKQFFLDKQKTLKNVYKTTEKSNRSRIPNPFPQFILDVKHEHYQLFNEELLISPNGSTNKYIGQMIEANTVIIDDTKLYFGRTGRTNVITPIHENILESDKCITGECVDSCCTLRRSESELSFLNHEFEVEYNMFELSLESKETENCARKEETQRNELQIHVKKSIIPVAVKLTQLLANKQMKYEEKSPSTPVKPPLLLPNKNIKYVEDSYSETLKLQPLLPNTKIIYAKEPSDTTLKLPPLLPYKEQTCMQEHLYPNRHDTPKLLPPLQNLPQNIKKTLIVNKIRDGSKDKSKGMPTESMSKPAPQQPAEKKAPNKVLDMTTELVSKTVRWKTKYQTFKLQKASRKNDYASDRKYRFSRLHISSGNKCYIPKSKSDKVRKMGYERYCTKRTQNKYEGKQTDKEKTNRYPETTQIHTLPQDIKETYIENKVRNEKEEKSKVIPTQSTSISNPQKIAETTENGGTFDVNSELASKREDWENKFPTFRLQKASGKDCFISERKYRFSRLNKSSGKKCYIPKSKSDKVSKIVTEKYCTTSTQKSNVKKQTEIEKPDSYAAPDQSRTWPQNFRETLIVKEIRNVKKDNSEVVKSMPLSAPQQADKTTASNKMSQSAPEQTDDTTAFNKMSQSAQEQTDETTAINEMSKSTQQQADDTTPSNKFSKSTQQKTDETTAINEMSKSTQQQADDTTPSNKFSKSTQQKTDETTAINEMSKSTQQQADDTTPSNKFSKSTQQKTDETTAINEMSKSTQQ